The Babylonia areolata isolate BAREFJ2019XMU chromosome 22, ASM4173473v1, whole genome shotgun sequence genome contains a region encoding:
- the LOC143297193 gene encoding uncharacterized protein LOC143297193 has translation MLQCVRSVSIMLFAAVSLTLLGLALGRPSTIDVSYKPISDQDREFLKTLPMHRGTYPPGFKEAYLDREGKIVHGSKPSGAYIKVVGSPGASIASVNHVANEIHKMLRYAPYQIFSNLVRNNAGMGVYRRLEKLTIFPEFAALRDTPECRGRCDGSCAITCTSDGRKWDTVAGIGGAISLVEEENVMCYSNDSYRHHDNIAVHEFAHAIDAHGFDRTMRQMHMEAYNYAKAHSLWRPQSYGMYTAAEYFGEATGAFFLVNQQSTPGGMNECYGKWQYCRTEMEARHHIQQQDPKLYQLLVYVYTNNRPQLPSGLAVCP, from the exons ATGTTGCAGTGTGTCCGGAGTGTCTCCATCATGCTGTTCGCTGCTGTTTCGCTGACCCTCCTTG GGCTGGCTTTGGGCCGACCATCGACCATCGATGTGTCCTACAAACCAATAAG CGACCAGGACCGGGAGTTTCTGAAGACGCTGCCGATGCACCGCGGCACCTACCCGCCCGGGTTCAAGGAGGCCTACCTGGACCGGGAGGGGAAGATCGTGCACGGCAGCAAGCCCTCCGGAGCTTACATCAAAGTCGTCGGCAGTCCGGGGGCGTCCATTGCCTCCGTCAATCAT GTAGCAAATGAGATCCACAAGATGCTCAGGTACGCTCCTTATCAGATTTTCAGCAACCTGGTAAGAAACAACGCAGGTATGGGGGTTTATCGGAGGCTGGAGAAACTGACCATCTTTCCGGAGTTTGCTGCTTTGAGAGACACCCCGGAATGTCGCG GTCGTTGTGACGGCTCGTGCGCCATCACGTGCACCTCCGACGGGCGGAAGTGGGACACGGTGGCGGGGATCGGAGGGGCCATCTcactggtggaggaggagaacgtCATGTGCTACAGCAACGATTCGTACCGCCACCACGACAACATCGCCGTGCACGAGTTCGCGCACGCCATCGATGCCCACGGCTTCGACAGGACCATGAGACAGATG cacatgGAGGCGTACAACTACGCCAAGGCCCACTCACTGTGGAGACCCCAGTCTTACGGGATGTACACTGCTGCTGAGTACTTCGGGGAGGCCACAGGGGCCTTTTTCTTGGTCAACCAACAATCTACCCCGGGTGGCATGAACGA GTGTTACGGAAAGTGGCAGTACTGCCGAACAGAGATGGAGGCCAGACATCACATCCAGCAGCAGGACCCAAAGCTGTACCAGCTCCTGGTCTATGTCTACACCAACAACCGGCCCCAGCTGCCCAGCGGACTTGCTGTTTGCCCCTGA